The Verrucomicrobiales bacterium genome has a window encoding:
- a CDS encoding ankyrin repeat domain-containing protein gives MPTWRITLAVAAFILLTGGGGYLYWHQAVAPRQMLAAIQSGDVQRIGRLAAFGVNPDSDLFLVGGFIHCAAASGQTSAMARLYSLGARLNRLDGYGGSPLHAAAHSGHLESFAWLLAHGADPSLRDRDGLTVAQYVTNEVPWQQRPEFISLIIAASNQPTRSNSP, from the coding sequence ATGCCTACTTGGCGCATAACCCTGGCAGTTGCAGCCTTCATCTTGTTGACTGGGGGAGGAGGGTATCTTTATTGGCATCAGGCCGTTGCGCCTCGGCAAATGCTTGCGGCGATTCAAAGCGGAGACGTGCAACGGATTGGGCGTCTTGCTGCCTTCGGCGTGAACCCGGATTCCGATCTGTTTTTGGTTGGTGGGTTTATTCATTGTGCAGCAGCTAGCGGACAGACTTCGGCTATGGCACGACTTTACTCATTGGGAGCTAGACTTAATCGATTGGATGGCTATGGGGGTAGTCCGCTCCACGCCGCCGCACATTCTGGACACCTGGAGTCATTTGCATGGCTGTTGGCGCACGGAGCAGACCCTTCCCTCCGGGATCGAGACGGACTTACAGTTGCTCAGTACGTCACAAATGAGGTGCCGTGGCAGCAGCGTCCCGAGTTCATTTCGCTGATCATAGCCGCATCGAACCAGCCCACTCGATCCAACAGCCCTTAG